The DNA region tccagtaaacatcagatataaaaattcGTAGAGGGCTACAGTATTGCAGCTGGATTCCTATAAGCATATTTGGAACAGttaatataatttatgaaatgaaacgcGTTACAAAGAGCTGTTAAAAGCTACCTTTTACTTGTAAAGTATGCCAGAGTACTCTTGCAACATAAGAGATATATTTGTCGAATATTTTGGACTCAGTTAcactttattaattaaaatgagGCTGATATTAACATAAAACGTGATTTTATATTCAGGAGAAGAAAGGAAAGTGTTGTGCGACACGAAAAGTTTGAAACCGAAATCATTGTTGTTCAACTCCTCGTTTGTTCAGATAATATTTTATTCAGACGATCAAATAGAAAATAGAGGATTCCTGTTGATGTACAGTTTCTTAGGTCAGTAACAGACCAACCAAATTGattaaaagcaataaaaaattgaatttatcaCTTATCGTCTATACCGTAATTTTTTCTATGCAGGGGAAGCAGCAACTTCTGAATCATCTACATCTGCCACAAAAATAACAACAGAAATAAGTACAACCGAAGCTACACCAATAACGTCAAATGCAGAGACAACAACAATGTCAATTTCAGAAACAACTATTTCAACATCAGAGACAACAACGATGTCAACTGCAAAATCAACAACAAAGTCAACATCAGGGAAAACAGCGATATCAACTGCAGAATCAACAACAAAGTCAACTGCAGAATTAACAACAACAATGTCAACTTCAGAAACAACTATGTCAACATCAGAGACAACACCGATGTCAACATCAGAATCAACAATAGGAACCATTACAACTGAAACAACAATATTAGAGACAACACATTCCATAACTCTATCCAGTGGTTATCCAACAGCAGGGACAACACAAAATCGAACTCTGTTATTAACCACTGAAGCTGTAATATCTCTGGTCGTGTTGTTAATTGTTACGCTGGTTTTCGTTATCATAGCATGCATAGTGTTTTGTTTTGCCAAGAACAAAAACCGGAAACGTTCAACCGATTTTTCTTGTTCCTTTGCCCCTCCACTCTGGAGACGCCATTTCATTGAAGTTGATTATTTACGGAATAAAAGTGACCGTAATAAACCAAAAATAAGGCACGACAAATGAACACGACTTTCGTGAATTTTTATTGTCTAACTTGGTTTTATGTtggagagagaaagaaagagagagagagagagagagcgtttGGTGAAAAAATCCTTTGACAATGATTGTCTCTCTGTTGCAAAACATTAACGACCcagcaatgttcgataactctaaattttATTCGTCccataaatctgccttttaCATAGACAAATTTAATTAGTCTTGAAGTGTTAATATTACGCAAAATGGTTCAACTGCTTGGCCTAGTGGTTTCACGGAGACCTACTACCCCCGGCACGTAGcaccaggggggggggggggggctgccccccccccacttttctcgcagcaactcattttttaaaatttacacataaaaaattgaattatcatggagttgccaccccccccccccactttttatggaggatgtaaaaaaaatgatatgaaaataaggaaattaggattgaaattgaagttatatactactccagccccccccccccccccccccccccggattaggattttgaagattttggaaaagtcttatttccttttttttctgcTTGTCAAGATCTTTttgatgagtctgccccccccccccactttcaaaaacgatgctacgtgcctgtaccCAGAGGTACAAAGGTTCGAGCCACCGATGCACCGGTAcaacatgcatttttttctaatttgatctTAACTTGCATACActatttattccattatattcATCGTCACAAAACTTGCAATAACTtcgtaaaatgcatggataccatgaaaaattctttttattttatttcaattataaagtttgaaggatgaattacatttttaggatgaaaataaaatacttgaggctgaggatcggagaatTTTAATGCATTGACACTGTAAACATTtggaataaaatatatactagtaatctACAATGTATGCAAATTAAGTTTTTTGAACTCAAGACAAGATAAATATctgaaaacttttaaattaaaatatttccaattttacttcaatttttaatattttgctgGTTATGAATGGTACAGACCCCGATGCCAAAATCTAGATACTAATATTAGTATACTAGTattctatatgtacatgtatatatttaaacaatattttcaaggtaaaaaaaaaaatttttttctttattcgtATATGGGGTTCCTCGACTCTTTAACAAATCTTATATTATTCACAGTTAATTTAATGTCttcttatttaaacaataaaatgctttctttggggattcattcgggatatgaatatgatgtaaatatatatgcataattATTAAGCTAAATGCTTTTAATTTGCATTTCTGGTTAATCACTATAAGaatctatttaaaacaaaacacttgtaaTAGTCGGTAAAGATCATGGATCAAGGTTACGCGGAGTGTACAGAGTCATTCCAGAGGATAACTAAAGATGACAAATGGGTTTTTTCCATGAAACTACCAATGTTTTTAACTTAGTAAAACATGCTAAAGAAAATCAGTGACGTAGCTACATTGAGGCACTGTAGGCACGTGCTTACCGATCCAATGTCTATTCAATCTAATCTAATACATTTTACCATATCAAAATTACTGCCGtcttaattaaatattgtgCTATGTTGGATTatatattgggggggggggggggggctgctgTTTCCCAGATCCCCTTCTTACAAATATTTTGTCCCTAGCTACGCCACTGAAAATGATTTGGTTCAATTTGTTCCGTACAaactatgttatttttttttcaattgagaATCATTACACGGACAAGATTGAAAACTATCATCACATAATACGTAGGTcgtaaaatatttcagtgataAAACCCCTGCGCATATCAGTGTTCACTGACGAAAATATGTACGGAAAACATTATTTAGTGGCAATGATTTTCAGCTGTTGCCTGGCCTTCTTCTTCCGGATATATTCGCTCCACGTTCGCTGGCTTTGGTTCCGGTTCCGGTGTCTCAGGGTTCTCGGTTTCATTTGACTGTATCAAAGGTTTGTTCGGAAATATGGGAGGGAGCTTTGGAGTCAGGTCGCTTGTCTTTTTAGATTGATCCTCTTCTTTGGATGTTGTTGGGCCTAATAGAAAAAGATTTAGTTTACCGATAATAGGAGAAGCGCTCTTTGTTTACAAGAAAGTTTCAATTAACCTTTGTACAACATTTATTCTGAAGCTTAATCTTGTCGATAGAAAATGACTAAATCAAAATCAGATTAAAATTAACTTACGACTCTTTGATTCTTTCGTATACACATCCAGTTCCCTGAATGAAGAAATAATGAGCATGCGTAATTATTGCAAAACACCCGTCAAACTTACCGCCAGAGTCAAGTTACATGGTTTcaagttttaatgtttattgaCTTATCAGGGCACTTACATCATTCTGATTTTATTCTTGTATTTCATGTACAAAACCACACCCAAGAACACCGCTCCGGCGACCAGAAGAATGCCCAGGACAATCAGAAAGTAGTAGAAACCACTCTGCCCTCCCGTTTTGTTAATCACTGAAAGAACAAGGAACACGAGAACATTCAGATTTCACTGACAATATCTATTTCTGACAAAATGCACGAAATTTGACGCTTTAAGAAATTgacgataatttttttcttaaaattgttttatacatGCGTAAACGGTTTTCCTAAAGCTGAGCAACTTGAAGCAGTCTTACCACAAGTTTGTGACTGTGATGACATCGTGTACTTAATTCCTGGACTCATCACCGAGGAACCCGTTTGGTTCGAATATCTGCAAAATTCAGGGTACTCGGTCGCATACAATACAGAACCTGAGGTCTGGGTAGCCTACAAAATAACGAAAGGTTCAAAACAAGAAATCAAGCGACACGATTTTTGATGCCAATGTATAATATTTcctaaaagataaaaataagaaacgttaattatatatatcattgtATATCTTTTAACTTGAAGCAAACCTTATTTGGTACAAAATTGCAAATATCGATCATAGCTGGCTAATAGTGGTTATCTCTACAAACAACAAATATTCATTCAGTCATACGATTGGTTGACCATATGAATGGGAGTAGCCACTTCTTACTAAGCAGGTTGACCTGAAGGTGGTGCCGGAGACGGTGGTGTCGTTGTTCCACACAATGGTGTAAGTGACGTCACCAATGATCTCTGAGTGGAGGCAATAGAAGTCCCCGGAACctatgaaaaatatcaaatatcaacTTAGCATCGGAAACAGCACTTAGCATACAGAATATCTAAATTAAACAGAAAACAGTGTGAAGTGCATGTGCAAAATATCAACTTAGCATAGAATCAGTACGAAGAGTACCATAGGAATCAGTGGGCACTGGGGCCTGATCCTTTGCTTTATTTGCATTGGAATAGTATATATGGTTTTGCAATGCTATAGGTGTTCGTAAAAAACGCATCGTGAAGGCCCAAACACCCATATCACCTtcgtgttttttttgttttttttgttgtatgATGGGTATTTGACAATCAAAATAATTCTTTCATGTACTTTATTGCAAACccgatacatgtaaaattatctTATTCAAATCATAGTAAAAATCTGGGCCCATGCAGGGGTAGATCATCTGTTTAAAATAACTATattaattaagtaaaaaaaaaagtacgtCTTTCATTGTTTCCTTTCAGACATGTACTTTAGACCATTGTTCGACAAGCTCACACGTGTTTACAAGAAGACATTAGGAAGTCCAGACTTGTATGTGTACCGGTATATAATCATAACTGTCTCACCTGAAAACACCAAACTTGTGGCACATGCTTGGTAGGTGGACTTGAAGCTAAGCTTCTGGGAGCACCCATCATAAGAATTTCCAGAACAAGTAGTGGTATCATCCGAGTTCTTTATCACGACAGTGGAGTACACGGCTCTAAGGTCAGAGGGGCAGGATGCCTGGGCAGAACCTGTGTATATTTCACCTGTAATGAAGGAGTGTggaatttaaagcaatatatacTATAGCTGAAgctgcatttttcaaaattttattctgTTGCAAAAAATGTGCTAATGTGATAATTCTGAAGGTACCTTAATCTATTAAAACACTAGATAAGATTTAAACAATTACCCGGTAGTAAATttcatcagaattttttttacaaatgtatataacaaactattttttttggtaaaagaCGAAATGCAGTAATGTAAGTTTGCTT from Crassostrea angulata isolate pt1a10 chromosome 7, ASM2561291v2, whole genome shotgun sequence includes:
- the LOC128155688 gene encoding uncharacterized protein LOC128155688 isoform X2, with the protein product MDEKMSVKKSRLRGDAMGQCVRSGLDVPVPNYGMSVLSYPDDSSPNYGQALNCKWLFRSADTTLKLIFLVTEQVQCGDVLLAYDGTTMGDRRIDDAFCSPQTAPSVSRFYVTSSNQMLLSFITDSTTHAQLEKGFKVEILSARPVAYEAEACNSNIKTLVATKDEEVLTSPSFPENYKSNTNCFWNITSPTEDGTIRINVLFLDTDAEDGVCYDNITTFDGEERKVLCDTKSLKPKSLLFNSSFVQIIFYSDDQIENRGFLLMYSFLGEAATSESSTSATKITTEISTTEATPITSNAETTTMSISETTISTSETTTMSTAKSTTKSTSGKTAISTAESTTKSTAELTTTMSTSETTMSTSETTPMSTSESTIGTITTETTILETTHSITLSSGYPTAGTTQNRTLLLTTEAVISLVVLLIVTLVFVIIACIVFCFAKNKNRKRSTDFSCSFAPPLWRRHFIEVDYLRNKSDRNKPKIRHDK
- the LOC128155688 gene encoding uncharacterized protein LOC128155688 isoform X1; this encodes MDVHMYIYWILGLFGILLNYFSDAMGQCVRSGLDVPVPNYGMSVLSYPDDSSPNYGQALNCKWLFRSADTTLKLIFLVTEQVQCGDVLLAYDGTTMGDRRIDDAFCSPQTAPSVSRFYVTSSNQMLLSFITDSTTHAQLEKGFKVEILSARPVAYEAEACNSNIKTLVATKDEEVLTSPSFPENYKSNTNCFWNITSPTEDGTIRINVLFLDTDAEDGVCYDNITTFDGEERKVLCDTKSLKPKSLLFNSSFVQIIFYSDDQIENRGFLLMYSFLGEAATSESSTSATKITTEISTTEATPITSNAETTTMSISETTISTSETTTMSTAKSTTKSTSGKTAISTAESTTKSTAELTTTMSTSETTMSTSETTPMSTSESTIGTITTETTILETTHSITLSSGYPTAGTTQNRTLLLTTEAVISLVVLLIVTLVFVIIACIVFCFAKNKNRKRSTDFSCSFAPPLWRRHFIEVDYLRNKSDRNKPKIRHDK
- the LOC128155689 gene encoding uncharacterized protein LOC128155689; this translates as MDINIFLSLLTTTVLIRKIGAACTFPDELRGTWVSSHKGALSFNDSLITEYPIQMSAVVSALDFNCHESSGRTYLIKSTTAVIAFGQLIDAYICLDLYRVSATKYKYFIGTTVDSSINDYVKGVMTQTNISMSDACNRATPYAANTFITLVKDGEIYTGSAQASCPSDLRAVYSTVVIKNSDDTTTCSGNSYDGCSQKLSFKSTYQACATSLVFSGSGDFYCLHSEIIGDVTYTIVWNNDTTVSGTTFRSTCLATQTSGSVLYATEYPEFCRYSNQTGSSVMSPGIKYTMSSQSQTCVINKTGGQSGFYYFLIVLGILLVAGAVFLGVVLYMKYKNKIRMMELDVYTKESKSRPTTSKEEDQSKKTSDLTPKLPPIFPNKPLIQSNETENPETPEPEPKPANVERIYPEEEGQATAENHCH